One region of Zingiber officinale cultivar Zhangliang chromosome 7B, Zo_v1.1, whole genome shotgun sequence genomic DNA includes:
- the LOC122006230 gene encoding uncharacterized protein LOC122006230 isoform X2, translating to MDRSEPALVPQWYKLANGSNSSNTLHISTSKRSDENGMECGSRSRLLSHHDKNFRRSLSSNGSIVRDRGSSAKLQDYSSFRRSRDKNQERDFDTCDRQSRPSLVENGIGYHDPFLRVRAEKDALRHSQSTLAGRQLDSCLKRPVNSGNNIGSVGSVIRSIDRKFEKDFPSLQAEGRQNFSDSIDVLSPCLKTAVQSLPVATAIINGTSALAEIPVQVETDGSLLSSATGNTMAEALAQRPSLIDNGRQSSVDTQRIEELVLKKFKQLVPVTPVLPKVLTCNLAEKAKTKSAKGGVDFSSFAKGGQQINLAGRTPVRSDIAKAYQVGNFQVLNREKNIISPTAEDSSSVRKASDQLGLVPSTASVASKTQSDQKNKGEDKNGVLKRVVSVGERKLLSHTQNRNDFFNLLRKKSLNPSGSIREPGSHGPPEDLQNASSVSVQNCQPGLDFSAENINLSTDEPDRLYVDNKEANSYLDAVPDPEEEAFLRSLGWDKNAGEEALTQEEIDAFLKKYETQTRRPLKSS from the exons ATGGATAGAAGTGAGCCTGCATTGGTTCCACAATGGTATAAGTTAGCAAATGGGAGCAATTCCAGCAATACCCTGCACATCAGCACTTCCAAACGTTCTG ATGAAAATGGCATGGAGTGTGGCTCAAGGAGTAGATTACTCAGTCACCACGATAAGAATTTCAGGAGGAGTTTAAGCTCTAATGGGTCTATTGTTCGGGATAGAGGTAGCTCTGCCAAACTGCAGGATTACAGTAGTTTCCGTAGGTCTCGTGACAAAAACCAAGAGAGGGATTTTGATACCTGTGATAGGCAAAGTAGGCCATCGTTGGTTGAGAATGGAATTGGCTATCACGACCCATTTCTAAGAGTTAGGGCTGAAAAAGATGCTTTGAGACATTCCCAATCTACGCTAGCAGGAAGACAACTTGACTCCTGTCTTAAACGACCTGTAAATAGTGGGAATAACATTGGTTCTGTGGGAAGTGTAATTAGAAGCATTGACAGAAAATTTGAGAAGGATTTTCCATCCCTTCAAGCTGAAGGCAGGCAAAACTTCTCAGATTCTATTGATGTATTGTCTCCTTGTCTTAAGACTGCTGTCCAAAGTCTTCCTGTTGCAACTGCCATCATCAATGGAACTTCAGCTTTAGCTGAAATACCTGTACAAGTGGAAACTGATGGAAGTTTGCTTTCATCTGCAACTGGAAACACAATGGCGGAGGCACTGGCACAAAGACCTTCCCTAATTGATAACGGTCGCCAG TCCTCTGTTGACACTCAGAGGATTGAAGAACTTGTTCTAAAAAAATTCAAGCAGCTGGTACCTGTGACTCCTGTACTGCCTAAAGTCTTG ACTTGCAACTTGGCAGAAAAGGCCAAAACAAAAAGTGCAAAGGGTGGTGTAGATTTTAGTTCTTTTGCAAAGGGTGGCCAGCAGATAAACCTTGCTGGGCGAACACCAGTAAGATCTGATATTGCAAAGGCATATCAGGTGGGAAACTTTCAAGTTCTTAACCGTGAGAAGAACATCATATCACCTACTGCTGAAGACAGTTCGAGTGTTCGCAAAGCCAGTGACCAACTTGGACTTGTTCCATCTACTGCAAGCGTTGCTTCAAAGACCCAATCTGACCAAAAGAATAAAGGTGAGGACAAAAATGGTGTGTTAAAGCGAGTTGTATCCGTTGGAGAAAGAAAACTTCTTTCTCACACCCAGAATAGGAATGATTTCTTCAATTTATTGAGGAAGAAATCATTAAATCCTTCAGGTTCTATTCGGGAGCCAGGCTCCCATGGACCACCGGAGGACCTGCAAAATGCTTCCTCAGTCAGTGTACAGAACTGCCAACCTGGCTTGGATTTTTCAGCAGAAAATATAAATCTTAGTACTGATGAGCCTGATAGACTATATGTTGACAATAAAGAAGCTAACTCATATTTAGACGCTGTTCCTGATCCGGAAGAAGAAGCTTTCTTACGATCACTTGGGTGGGATAAAAATGCTGGTGAAGAAGCTCTGACACAGGAGGAGATTGATGCTTTCCTCAAAAAG TACGAAACGCAAACACGGCGACCACTGAAGTCCAGCTAG
- the LOC122006230 gene encoding uncharacterized protein LOC122006230 isoform X1, with protein MDRSEPALVPQWYKLANGSNSSNTLHISTSKRSGNENGMECGSRSRLLSHHDKNFRRSLSSNGSIVRDRGSSAKLQDYSSFRRSRDKNQERDFDTCDRQSRPSLVENGIGYHDPFLRVRAEKDALRHSQSTLAGRQLDSCLKRPVNSGNNIGSVGSVIRSIDRKFEKDFPSLQAEGRQNFSDSIDVLSPCLKTAVQSLPVATAIINGTSALAEIPVQVETDGSLLSSATGNTMAEALAQRPSLIDNGRQSSVDTQRIEELVLKKFKQLVPVTPVLPKVLTCNLAEKAKTKSAKGGVDFSSFAKGGQQINLAGRTPVRSDIAKAYQVGNFQVLNREKNIISPTAEDSSSVRKASDQLGLVPSTASVASKTQSDQKNKGEDKNGVLKRVVSVGERKLLSHTQNRNDFFNLLRKKSLNPSGSIREPGSHGPPEDLQNASSVSVQNCQPGLDFSAENINLSTDEPDRLYVDNKEANSYLDAVPDPEEEAFLRSLGWDKNAGEEALTQEEIDAFLKKYETQTRRPLKSS; from the exons ATGGATAGAAGTGAGCCTGCATTGGTTCCACAATGGTATAAGTTAGCAAATGGGAGCAATTCCAGCAATACCCTGCACATCAGCACTTCCAAACGTTCTGGTA ATGAAAATGGCATGGAGTGTGGCTCAAGGAGTAGATTACTCAGTCACCACGATAAGAATTTCAGGAGGAGTTTAAGCTCTAATGGGTCTATTGTTCGGGATAGAGGTAGCTCTGCCAAACTGCAGGATTACAGTAGTTTCCGTAGGTCTCGTGACAAAAACCAAGAGAGGGATTTTGATACCTGTGATAGGCAAAGTAGGCCATCGTTGGTTGAGAATGGAATTGGCTATCACGACCCATTTCTAAGAGTTAGGGCTGAAAAAGATGCTTTGAGACATTCCCAATCTACGCTAGCAGGAAGACAACTTGACTCCTGTCTTAAACGACCTGTAAATAGTGGGAATAACATTGGTTCTGTGGGAAGTGTAATTAGAAGCATTGACAGAAAATTTGAGAAGGATTTTCCATCCCTTCAAGCTGAAGGCAGGCAAAACTTCTCAGATTCTATTGATGTATTGTCTCCTTGTCTTAAGACTGCTGTCCAAAGTCTTCCTGTTGCAACTGCCATCATCAATGGAACTTCAGCTTTAGCTGAAATACCTGTACAAGTGGAAACTGATGGAAGTTTGCTTTCATCTGCAACTGGAAACACAATGGCGGAGGCACTGGCACAAAGACCTTCCCTAATTGATAACGGTCGCCAG TCCTCTGTTGACACTCAGAGGATTGAAGAACTTGTTCTAAAAAAATTCAAGCAGCTGGTACCTGTGACTCCTGTACTGCCTAAAGTCTTG ACTTGCAACTTGGCAGAAAAGGCCAAAACAAAAAGTGCAAAGGGTGGTGTAGATTTTAGTTCTTTTGCAAAGGGTGGCCAGCAGATAAACCTTGCTGGGCGAACACCAGTAAGATCTGATATTGCAAAGGCATATCAGGTGGGAAACTTTCAAGTTCTTAACCGTGAGAAGAACATCATATCACCTACTGCTGAAGACAGTTCGAGTGTTCGCAAAGCCAGTGACCAACTTGGACTTGTTCCATCTACTGCAAGCGTTGCTTCAAAGACCCAATCTGACCAAAAGAATAAAGGTGAGGACAAAAATGGTGTGTTAAAGCGAGTTGTATCCGTTGGAGAAAGAAAACTTCTTTCTCACACCCAGAATAGGAATGATTTCTTCAATTTATTGAGGAAGAAATCATTAAATCCTTCAGGTTCTATTCGGGAGCCAGGCTCCCATGGACCACCGGAGGACCTGCAAAATGCTTCCTCAGTCAGTGTACAGAACTGCCAACCTGGCTTGGATTTTTCAGCAGAAAATATAAATCTTAGTACTGATGAGCCTGATAGACTATATGTTGACAATAAAGAAGCTAACTCATATTTAGACGCTGTTCCTGATCCGGAAGAAGAAGCTTTCTTACGATCACTTGGGTGGGATAAAAATGCTGGTGAAGAAGCTCTGACACAGGAGGAGATTGATGCTTTCCTCAAAAAG TACGAAACGCAAACACGGCGACCACTGAAGTCCAGCTAG